From the Terriglobales bacterium genome, the window TCGGCCTGTCCGGACAGTTCGCCTCCTGGGCCGCGCGGATCCTGGGCCTCGACAAGCGCATCATCCTGGTCGCCGAAGACGCCGACCAGTTGCGCGAGTCGCAGATGCGACTGGCCCGGGTGGGCGTCGAGAAAGTGGACGCCTGCCTGGAAGGCGGGGTCTCCGGCTGGGTCGAGAGCGGCTACGAGTTGGACTACATCCCGCAGATCTCGGTGCAGGAGTTCGCGGAGCTGCTGGCGAAAGAGAAGAGCGGGATCGCAGTGCTCGACGTGCGCGAGCCGGGCGAAGTCGCAACCGGCGCCCTGGAGAATTCAGTGCGCATCCCGCTGGGACAATTGAGCGCCCGGACCCAGGAGCTCGATCGCAAGAGCCTTCTCGTCGTGCATTGCAAGGGCGGATATCGCAGCTCGATCGCCACCAGCATCCTGCGCCGCGACGGGCTCCGCGACATCGCCAATCTCACCGGTGGCTTCGACGCCTGGAAGGCCGCGGGACACTAGGCCAGCGCGTCGAATTTCTGCGGCCATGCGCATAAAATATTTTGCCCGGGGGTGAACCATGCGTTTCCGCTGTTGCCTCGTACTCGCCGTCAGTCTCGCTCTGCTCTCGCTTCCCGT encodes:
- a CDS encoding rhodanese-like domain-containing protein, which codes for GLSGQFASWAARILGLDKRIILVAEDADQLRESQMRLARVGVEKVDACLEGGVSGWVESGYELDYIPQISVQEFAELLAKEKSGIAVLDVREPGEVATGALENSVRIPLGQLSARTQELDRKSLLVVHCKGGYRSSIATSILRRDGLRDIANLTGGFDAWKAAGH